A part of Candidatus Electrothrix aestuarii genomic DNA contains:
- a CDS encoding HU family DNA-binding protein, producing MNKKELVEAMAGAADISKSAAEKALNSMLMSITEALSEGDKVTLVGFGTFSTANRAARQAKNPQTGAVMEIPAKTVAKFKPGSKLSEAVK from the coding sequence ATGAACAAAAAAGAATTAGTTGAGGCTATGGCCGGGGCAGCTGACATTAGCAAATCAGCAGCAGAAAAAGCACTCAATAGCATGCTGATGAGCATTACTGAGGCCCTTTCCGAAGGTGACAAAGTCACGCTGGTCGGATTTGGTACTTTTTCTACTGCCAACCGTGCTGCACGACAGGCAAAAAATCCCCAAACAGGGGCTGTTATGGAAATCCCCGCTAAGACTGTCGCGAAATTCAAGCCGGGGAGCAAACTCTCCGAGGCTGTAAAATAA
- the rfbB gene encoding dTDP-glucose 4,6-dehydratase, translating into MKKTVLVTGGCGFIGANFVRLLLETRADWRVINLDKLTYAGNLQNLDGVSEHPNYRFVRGDICDQPLLDTLFEEERIDTVVHFAAESHVDRSITGPAEFIRTNITGTFTLLEAAKKSWLDNGAPNETCRFLHVSTDEVYGSLGATGFFTEQTPYDPRSPYSSSKASSDHLVRAYFHTYGLPILITNCSNNYGPYQFPEKLIPLMLNNGQQGKTLPVYGDGGNVRDWLYVQDHCEAIVRVVEQGQLGESYNIGGHNEKNNLQVVELLCDMLDEKLGLLPSGKARRSLITFVKDRLGHDRRYAIDADKIDRELGWTPKYTFEQGIEKTVTWYLKNRAWMDSIIDGSYQKYYAKMYGKQAQTITH; encoded by the coding sequence ATGAAGAAAACAGTATTAGTTACTGGCGGTTGCGGATTTATCGGCGCAAACTTTGTTCGTCTTCTTCTTGAAACACGTGCAGACTGGCGAGTTATTAATCTTGATAAACTCACCTACGCCGGAAATTTACAGAATCTTGACGGGGTAAGCGAGCACCCAAACTACCGCTTTGTTCGTGGTGACATTTGTGACCAGCCTCTTTTAGACACCCTGTTTGAGGAGGAACGAATCGACACGGTGGTTCACTTTGCTGCTGAATCCCATGTTGACCGCTCTATCACCGGGCCAGCCGAATTTATCAGAACAAACATCACCGGCACCTTTACCCTGCTTGAGGCGGCAAAAAAAAGCTGGTTGGATAACGGCGCGCCAAATGAGACATGCCGATTTCTCCACGTCAGCACGGATGAGGTCTACGGCTCCTTGGGAGCAACGGGTTTCTTTACCGAGCAAACGCCGTACGATCCCCGCTCCCCCTATTCCTCTTCCAAGGCATCCTCGGACCATCTGGTACGTGCCTATTTTCACACCTACGGCCTGCCCATTCTTATAACTAATTGCTCCAATAATTACGGCCCTTATCAATTCCCGGAAAAACTGATTCCCCTCATGCTCAATAACGGGCAGCAAGGAAAGACGCTTCCTGTGTACGGAGACGGTGGCAATGTCCGCGACTGGCTCTATGTCCAGGATCACTGCGAAGCAATTGTTCGCGTTGTTGAACAGGGCCAATTGGGAGAGTCATATAATATAGGGGGGCATAATGAGAAAAATAATCTCCAGGTTGTTGAGCTCCTTTGTGACATGCTTGACGAAAAGCTGGGACTGCTTCCCTCTGGAAAGGCGAGGCGTTCTTTAATTACCTTTGTCAAAGATCGCCTGGGCCATGACCGCCGCTATGCCATTGATGCAGATAAAATAGATCGAGAGTTAGGTTGGACCCCAAAATATACTTTTGAGCAGGGCATTGAAAAGACAGTCACCTGGTACCTGAAAAATCGAGCCTGGATGGATTCGATTATTGACGGCTCCTATCAGAAATATTATGCCAAAATGTACGGCAAGCAAGCACAGACCATTACCCACTGA
- the larE gene encoding ATP-dependent sacrificial sulfur transferase LarE, whose translation MPVSKLEQLRRHLSRFDRVGVAFSGGVDSSFLLRMTLEVLGSHRVLVLHARSCLQSKQEQEDVLTWASQQGYPAAAMQLRLIETNPLTWKEFTANPKTRCYLCKKHLYSLFLKTLEEEDISILLDGTNADDLRQGKDGRPGLQAIKELGIHTPLADCGLTKGDIRNHSRALNLHTADRPSSSCLATRIPHGIQITPERLQKIEDLEQALAQEGLTGCRVRLDANTEDTVFVQLQQSDLGQIHSDSLKKRFVIPLKKKGVHKIYLDVEGR comes from the coding sequence TTGCCAGTAAGCAAACTCGAACAACTCCGTCGTCACCTTTCCCGCTTTGATCGGGTGGGGGTAGCCTTTTCCGGCGGAGTTGATTCCTCGTTTCTTTTGCGAATGACCCTCGAAGTTCTGGGTTCGCATAGGGTTCTGGTCCTCCATGCCCGCTCCTGCCTCCAGAGCAAACAGGAACAGGAGGATGTTCTTACCTGGGCCAGTCAGCAAGGGTATCCGGCAGCAGCAATGCAGTTGCGGCTTATCGAAACCAACCCGCTAACCTGGAAGGAATTTACAGCCAACCCGAAAACCCGCTGTTACCTCTGCAAAAAACACCTCTACAGCCTCTTTCTAAAGACTCTAGAGGAGGAAGACATAAGCATCCTCCTGGACGGCACCAATGCAGACGATCTTCGCCAAGGAAAGGATGGGAGACCAGGACTACAGGCAATTAAGGAGCTTGGCATCCATACTCCTTTGGCAGATTGTGGCCTAACCAAAGGAGACATCCGCAACCACAGCAGAGCTTTGAACCTGCATACCGCTGACCGACCATCCTCTTCCTGCCTTGCCACTAGAATTCCTCATGGCATACAGATTACCCCTGAACGCCTGCAAAAAATCGAGGACTTGGAGCAGGCTCTGGCTCAGGAGGGATTGACAGGCTGTCGTGTGCGCCTGGATGCAAATACGGAAGATACTGTTTTCGTCCAGTTACAGCAGAGTGACCTTGGACAAATCCACAGTGATTCCCTTAAAAAACGATTTGTCATCCCCTTGAAAAAGAAAGGCGTTCACAAGATTTATCTTGACGTAGAAGGACGTTGA
- a CDS encoding peptidylprolyl isomerase, producing MTVAKSGDNVKVHYTGTLEDGTQFDSSREVEPLEFTLGSGQVIVGFDEEITGMEPGEKKNVTIPADKAYGQRNEEMVINAPRDQIPADITPEVGQQLQLSGPGNQPIMVKVTEVTDEHVQLDANPPLAGKDLTFELELLEIV from the coding sequence ATGACTGTAGCAAAATCAGGAGACAACGTTAAAGTTCATTACACTGGCACCCTTGAGGACGGCACCCAGTTTGACTCTTCCAGAGAGGTCGAACCGCTGGAGTTCACCTTGGGCAGTGGTCAGGTGATTGTCGGCTTTGATGAGGAGATCACAGGTATGGAACCCGGGGAAAAAAAGAATGTTACGATTCCTGCGGACAAGGCCTACGGTCAGCGTAATGAAGAAATGGTGATTAATGCCCCCCGTGATCAGATACCTGCTGATATTACCCCGGAAGTAGGACAGCAATTACAGCTTTCAGGACCTGGTAATCAGCCTATTATGGTTAAAGTTACTGAGGTGACGGATGAGCATGTGCAGTTGGATGCCAATCCGCCCTTGGCTGGCAAGGATCTGACCTTTGAGTTGGAGCTGCTTGAGATCGTCTAA
- a CDS encoding ATP-binding protein encodes MRASQQQNVKTLQKTVKFFEAVLAASQDCVVITDEAATILVANQSFCSLFSCSPGELVETSLFDWLSAFVGDPLSTWTSLQKEISRTGTCSNVGFELMTSTGPKFFSVNASSRQLEDDEEREDTAIISIWRDITQQKNTEAALSRANTMLEQRVAERTEELRLERDNFVNLLKAMKDGCYIVCEQHDIHFVNKALAADFGPWQESKCYEYFHRRSEPCPWCKNDQVFAGETIHWEWYSELINKTYDIIETPMEGPEGAHWKLLMFRDITERIQAEQEKEKTAAELLKAKKMEALGMMAGSVAHDLNNILVGIVGYPELLLMKLPTDSPMIKWVEAIRESGRKAAKVVADLLVVARGASTIREPYNLNLLIREYLSSPDCERLKALYPNIKFQQQLEAKHQTVLCSSIHVWKCLMNLVINAAEAIGSDTDGSITISSQNQFIESTTSSDHMKKGEYLVLSVQDNGPGIPANELEHVFEPFYTKKVMGRSGTGLGLTIAWNTMRDHEGQIQVESNEQGTCFLLYFPVAAHAASICIENDELQLLDTCTNPGKRILLVDKEEQTLDVTRSMLESLGYTVDTACSGKQALQFIKETAVDLVMLDIALEPGVSGRQVYGEILKLYPDQKALIASGYNECDDAKAALEMGESEFIQKPYSLSQLGKAVHDILKKKP; translated from the coding sequence ATGAGAGCATCGCAGCAGCAGAACGTTAAAACGCTCCAAAAAACGGTTAAATTCTTTGAGGCGGTACTTGCCGCCTCGCAGGATTGCGTTGTCATCACTGACGAGGCCGCTACTATTCTGGTGGCTAATCAAAGTTTCTGTTCTCTTTTTTCCTGCTCCCCTGGTGAACTCGTTGAAACCAGCCTCTTTGACTGGTTGAGTGCCTTTGTGGGAGATCCTCTGAGCACGTGGACCTCTTTACAGAAGGAAATCTCTCGTACCGGGACTTGTAGCAATGTTGGGTTCGAGCTGATGACCAGCACAGGTCCCAAGTTTTTCAGTGTGAACGCCTCTTCCCGCCAGTTAGAGGATGACGAAGAACGAGAGGACACCGCGATTATCAGCATATGGCGCGATATCACCCAGCAAAAAAATACTGAAGCTGCCCTCTCCCGTGCCAATACGATGTTAGAACAACGGGTTGCCGAACGAACCGAAGAGTTACGGCTGGAGCGGGATAACTTCGTCAACCTCCTCAAAGCGATGAAGGACGGTTGCTACATTGTCTGCGAGCAGCATGATATTCATTTTGTTAACAAGGCGCTTGCAGCAGATTTCGGTCCCTGGCAGGAGAGTAAGTGTTATGAATATTTTCATAGGAGATCGGAGCCATGTCCCTGGTGTAAGAATGATCAAGTCTTTGCCGGGGAGACAATACATTGGGAATGGTACTCGGAACTGATCAACAAGACCTATGATATCATAGAAACACCAATGGAGGGTCCAGAGGGTGCTCACTGGAAGCTCCTGATGTTCAGAGATATTACAGAGCGAATTCAAGCGGAGCAGGAAAAGGAGAAGACTGCAGCCGAACTTCTTAAAGCAAAAAAGATGGAGGCCTTAGGGATGATGGCCGGTAGCGTGGCCCATGATCTCAATAATATTCTCGTGGGAATTGTAGGGTACCCTGAATTACTCTTGATGAAGCTCCCTACTGATAGCCCAATGATAAAATGGGTTGAGGCTATCCGTGAGTCAGGCCGTAAAGCAGCAAAAGTTGTTGCCGACCTTCTTGTTGTCGCCCGAGGAGCCAGCACTATCCGGGAGCCCTATAATCTTAATCTGCTCATCAGAGAATACCTCTCTTCCCCTGACTGTGAGCGACTCAAGGCCTTGTATCCCAATATCAAGTTTCAGCAACAGCTGGAGGCCAAACACCAGACCGTTCTTTGTTCCTCAATTCATGTGTGGAAATGTCTGATGAATCTGGTGATTAATGCGGCAGAGGCTATAGGTTCGGATACAGACGGCTCTATTACAATCTCCTCCCAGAATCAATTTATTGAGTCAACAACAAGCTCTGATCATATGAAAAAGGGAGAGTATCTTGTGCTCAGCGTGCAAGATAACGGACCAGGCATCCCAGCAAATGAACTGGAACATGTTTTTGAACCATTCTACACCAAGAAAGTCATGGGACGAAGCGGCACCGGGCTCGGCTTGACCATTGCCTGGAATACTATGCGAGACCATGAAGGACAGATTCAAGTGGAGAGCAATGAACAGGGCACTTGTTTTCTCCTCTATTTTCCAGTGGCAGCACATGCGGCCTCTATTTGCATTGAGAACGATGAATTACAATTACTCGATACATGCACCAATCCTGGCAAACGTATTCTCTTGGTGGACAAAGAAGAACAAACCCTCGATGTTACACGCAGCATGCTTGAATCCCTGGGCTACACAGTAGATACAGCCTGCTCTGGGAAACAGGCTCTCCAGTTTATCAAAGAGACTGCTGTTGATTTAGTCATGCTTGATATAGCCTTGGAGCCCGGCGTCAGCGGAAGACAGGTCTACGGGGAAATCCTCAAGCTCTATCCTGACCAGAAGGCTCTTATAGCAAGTGGCTATAATGAGTGTGATGATGCAAAGGCAGCGCTTGAGATGGGGGAGAGTGAGTTCATCCAGAAACCCTACTCCTTGTCACAGCTGGGGAAGGCAGTACATGATATATTGAAAAAAAAACCTTGA
- a CDS encoding CZB domain-containing protein: protein MDKIEIMTTLKLAAVSHRAWLSNAQALIDGIPLDKDKVPVSSCDCEFGRWYHGEGQRLKGIPGFKDIEKPHEKLHETYLEIFALLYGEENQKPSLFSKLIGRAQKAATEKREAARAKSLLLKDYSNEVIEKVERLQKVINAMGEKQLSSYLS, encoded by the coding sequence ATGGATAAAATTGAAATAATGACCACCTTGAAACTCGCTGCGGTGTCCCACCGGGCATGGCTCAGCAATGCCCAGGCTTTGATTGATGGTATTCCCCTGGATAAGGATAAGGTGCCGGTGAGTTCATGTGACTGTGAGTTTGGCAGATGGTATCATGGAGAAGGGCAACGACTCAAAGGTATTCCAGGCTTTAAAGATATAGAAAAGCCGCATGAAAAACTTCACGAGACATATCTGGAAATATTTGCTCTCCTCTATGGTGAAGAGAACCAAAAGCCTTCTTTGTTTAGTAAGCTTATTGGCCGAGCCCAAAAGGCAGCGACAGAAAAGCGGGAGGCTGCAAGGGCTAAGTCACTTCTCCTGAAAGATTATTCTAATGAGGTCATTGAGAAGGTAGAGCGTCTGCAAAAAGTGATCAACGCAATGGGGGAAAAGCAATTATCCTCTTATCTGTCATAA
- a CDS encoding ABC-F family ATP-binding cassette domain-containing protein: MSNLLSCRDLSKAFGAQTLFSSVSLVLAKGDRVGLIGPNGSGKSTLLKIFADLIEADSGEIFRQRHVRVSYLAQADVFAEEKSCADNLYPAVEGLHLEEAEQYNRVHSLLSRAEFPDPDSPVGLLSGGWRKRLAICRALVVHPDVLVMDEPTNHLDIEGILWLEKLLKASLPESPDAYLMVSHDRRFLENTVNRIIELSAAYPDGTFQVNGNYSAFLEKRDTFLEQQQEMEERLANKVRRENEWLSRGPKARGTKAKSRKDAAYRLQDELSVLKQRNRVGTAVDIAFDGTDRKTKKLLVATGISKGFGGRNLFSDLDLTLSPGTRLGLLGRNGCGKSTLMQIFAAAGSGEGLQPDTGKVETADNLRIISFDQRREQLDQEQTLRRALAPDGDSVVYQDRSIHVASWAQRFLFRTDQLETPVSRLSGGEQARILIASLMRRPADILLLDEPTNDLDIPSLNVLEQSLNEFAGALVLVTHDRFMLDRICDQVLGFDGKGNATLFADYEQWLAALNTGSDTEGKAEEEKKQSKKKASGKPAPKKSAKKLSYMDQREYDQMEEKILEAETRQEELESAIQEPEIAADPARLAECCEELEIVQKEVADLYARWEELEAMQNGD; this comes from the coding sequence ATGTCTAACCTGCTTTCTTGTCGTGACCTGAGTAAGGCATTTGGTGCCCAGACCCTGTTTTCCTCAGTAAGCCTGGTTTTGGCCAAGGGGGATAGGGTAGGGCTTATTGGGCCGAATGGCTCTGGAAAATCTACCCTGCTCAAGATTTTTGCTGACCTGATTGAGGCAGATAGTGGTGAGATCTTCCGGCAGCGTCATGTCCGGGTCAGTTATCTGGCCCAGGCGGATGTCTTTGCAGAAGAGAAAAGCTGCGCTGATAACCTCTATCCAGCAGTAGAGGGACTTCATCTGGAGGAGGCTGAGCAGTATAATCGAGTCCACAGCCTGCTTAGTCGTGCCGAGTTCCCAGACCCGGACAGCCCGGTTGGCCTGCTCTCTGGTGGGTGGCGGAAACGGCTGGCTATCTGTCGGGCCTTGGTGGTCCATCCTGATGTCCTGGTCATGGACGAGCCTACCAACCACCTGGACATCGAGGGTATTCTCTGGTTGGAAAAGCTGCTCAAGGCCTCGTTGCCGGAAAGCCCGGATGCCTATCTTATGGTTAGCCATGATCGTCGTTTTCTGGAAAACACGGTCAATCGAATCATCGAACTCTCAGCTGCCTATCCTGATGGGACATTTCAAGTCAATGGCAATTACTCTGCCTTTCTGGAAAAACGCGATACCTTTTTAGAGCAGCAACAGGAAATGGAGGAACGGCTGGCCAATAAGGTGCGGCGGGAGAATGAATGGCTCAGTCGCGGTCCCAAGGCCCGGGGAACCAAAGCAAAATCCCGTAAGGACGCAGCTTATCGCTTACAGGATGAGCTCTCTGTCCTAAAACAGCGGAATCGGGTGGGAACCGCTGTGGATATTGCCTTTGATGGCACTGATCGCAAGACCAAAAAGTTGTTGGTTGCCACCGGAATTTCCAAGGGCTTTGGAGGAAGGAACTTGTTTTCTGATCTTGACCTAACCCTTTCACCGGGAACTCGTCTTGGGCTGCTGGGGCGGAACGGCTGCGGAAAGTCCACCCTGATGCAGATTTTTGCGGCTGCCGGGAGCGGGGAAGGGCTTCAGCCGGATACAGGGAAGGTTGAGACAGCGGATAATCTCCGCATTATCAGTTTTGACCAACGTCGAGAGCAACTGGATCAGGAGCAGACCCTGCGGCGGGCACTAGCCCCGGATGGTGATTCCGTGGTATATCAGGATCGTTCCATCCATGTGGCTTCCTGGGCCCAGCGTTTTCTTTTTCGTACTGATCAGCTGGAGACCCCAGTGTCCCGGCTTTCTGGTGGGGAGCAGGCGCGAATTCTCATTGCTTCGCTGATGCGGCGACCTGCGGATATCCTCCTTTTGGATGAGCCCACTAACGACCTGGATATTCCTTCACTGAATGTCCTGGAGCAGAGTCTGAATGAGTTTGCCGGGGCCTTGGTCCTGGTGACCCATGATCGTTTTATGCTGGATCGAATCTGTGATCAGGTTCTTGGATTTGACGGCAAGGGCAATGCCACCTTGTTTGCTGATTATGAGCAATGGCTGGCTGCCCTGAATACAGGGAGTGATACCGAGGGCAAGGCGGAGGAGGAGAAAAAGCAAAGCAAGAAGAAGGCGTCAGGGAAACCTGCTCCGAAAAAATCCGCGAAAAAGCTCTCCTACATGGATCAGCGTGAGTATGATCAGATGGAAGAGAAGATTCTGGAAGCAGAGACTCGGCAGGAGGAGCTGGAATCCGCGATACAGGAACCGGAAATAGCCGCTGACCCTGCCAGGCTGGCGGAATGCTGTGAGGAGCTGGAGATTGTGCAGAAGGAGGTCGCTGATCTCTACGCTCGTTGGGAGGAGTTGGAGGCAATGCAGAATGGGGACTGA
- the pheA gene encoding prephenate dehydratase, producing the protein MKTIPEVRQRIDEIDDTVLTLLKERLDCAEMIGGLKKESARSTWDPRREREIFERLLADNGEKFPEKALKSIFHEIITACRLAQQSEKVAFLGPEATFTHLAGVRFFGQTAEYKAVETIDEIFREVEKGRVQYGIVPVENSIEGAVFPTLDSFMKYRVKICGESRLPIRHNLVCQSGDIKDIQTVASHYQPLAQCREWLRKNMADVPTLEVFSTAGAAQMAANNPNIGAIASELAGKTYNVQVAVSGIEDYQGNTTRFLVIGQQSPAPSGLDKTSLLLGMADRPGALNEALTVLSAKGINLAKIESRPIKGKQWKYLFFLDLVGHIEDPAIKEGCSILRQICAYYEWLGSYPKAESREEVGEHV; encoded by the coding sequence ATGAAGACCATACCTGAGGTTCGGCAACGGATTGACGAAATTGACGATACCGTGTTGACCCTGCTCAAGGAACGCCTTGACTGCGCCGAAATGATTGGCGGGTTAAAGAAGGAGTCAGCACGCTCAACCTGGGATCCTCGCCGTGAACGGGAGATTTTTGAGCGTTTGCTGGCAGATAACGGAGAAAAGTTTCCTGAAAAGGCCCTGAAAAGCATATTTCACGAGATTATCACTGCTTGTCGACTGGCGCAGCAAAGCGAGAAAGTGGCTTTCTTAGGTCCAGAGGCGACCTTTACCCATCTGGCTGGGGTACGTTTTTTCGGGCAGACTGCCGAGTACAAGGCTGTGGAAACCATTGATGAGATTTTTCGTGAGGTGGAAAAGGGCAGGGTGCAGTACGGTATCGTGCCAGTGGAAAATTCCATTGAAGGTGCGGTCTTTCCAACCTTGGACTCATTTATGAAATATAGGGTTAAGATCTGCGGGGAATCACGCCTGCCTATCCGCCATAATCTGGTTTGTCAGTCAGGTGATATTAAGGATATCCAAACAGTTGCCTCGCATTATCAACCTCTGGCCCAGTGCCGGGAATGGCTACGTAAGAATATGGCGGATGTCCCTACGCTGGAGGTTTTTTCCACCGCAGGCGCTGCCCAGATGGCTGCCAATAATCCCAATATCGGTGCCATTGCCAGTGAACTGGCGGGCAAGACCTATAATGTTCAGGTCGCCGTGAGCGGGATTGAGGATTACCAGGGCAATACCACCCGCTTCTTGGTGATTGGACAACAGTCTCCGGCTCCCAGCGGTCTTGATAAAACCTCTCTGCTTCTTGGCATGGCCGATCGACCCGGTGCTCTCAATGAAGCCCTGACCGTACTTTCGGCCAAGGGGATTAACCTGGCCAAGATTGAATCCCGTCCCATCAAAGGAAAACAGTGGAAATATCTCTTCTTCCTTGATTTGGTTGGGCATATCGAAGATCCTGCTATAAAAGAGGGCTGCTCCATACTCAGGCAAATCTGCGCCTATTACGAGTGGTTGGGGTCTTATCCCAAGGCAGAGAGCAGAGAGGAAGTGGGCGAACATGTCTAA
- a CDS encoding YitT family protein yields MSCNSQALFISPQQVVRDIGLLCLGGVLCAIGINSILIPHNFVTGGVTGIALIIYKIFPFFDMGLIYLVLNVPLFILSWMVVGRRFFVYSILGTVALSIALLYVHIDIHVEDQMLNALLAGVILGAGAGLCLKTSGSQGGTDMLSVVLLKRFSVKIGNTLMVLNGLVILMISVYYSIEAVLYTMIVVFVSSKVINLVVVGLSQRKTIFIISSHWEKISQEILKDIRRGVTIIKGEGGYSRKEEKILYTVVQLTEIGMLKRIVHGIDPNAFVVISDTQEVINYRIGNQPHW; encoded by the coding sequence ATGAGTTGTAATTCACAGGCTTTATTCATTTCTCCTCAACAGGTTGTTCGAGATATAGGGCTGCTTTGCCTTGGTGGCGTTCTGTGTGCCATCGGGATTAACAGTATTCTTATTCCCCATAATTTTGTCACTGGAGGGGTTACCGGTATTGCATTGATCATCTATAAAATATTCCCTTTCTTTGATATGGGCCTCATTTATCTTGTCCTGAATGTGCCTCTTTTTATTTTATCCTGGATGGTGGTGGGACGGCGTTTCTTTGTCTACAGTATCCTGGGAACCGTAGCTCTGAGTATCGCTTTGTTATATGTACATATTGATATTCATGTCGAGGATCAGATGCTTAATGCCCTCTTAGCAGGAGTAATTCTCGGGGCTGGTGCGGGACTTTGTTTAAAGACCTCGGGCTCTCAAGGGGGCACAGATATGCTTTCCGTTGTTCTGTTAAAACGATTTTCCGTTAAGATCGGTAATACTTTGATGGTACTCAATGGACTGGTTATCCTGATGATATCTGTTTATTATTCCATTGAGGCGGTCCTCTATACTATGATCGTTGTTTTTGTTAGCTCCAAGGTAATTAACCTGGTCGTGGTCGGTCTGAGTCAGCGAAAGACGATTTTCATTATTTCAAGCCATTGGGAAAAGATTTCTCAGGAAATCCTCAAGGATATCCGGCGCGGTGTGACCATCATCAAAGGGGAGGGTGGCTACAGCCGGAAGGAGGAGAAGATCCTGTATACCGTTGTCCAGTTGACAGAAATCGGCATGCTTAAACGGATTGTGCATGGGATTGATCCAAATGCCTTTGTGGTGATCAGCGACACCCAGGAGGTTATTAATTACCGGATCGGGAATCAGCCGCATTGGTGA
- a CDS encoding homocysteine biosynthesis protein has translation MSDPKQESKFEVNKTYAEINARIKAGEAVVVTADEMVDIVRQEGPVEAARRIDVVTTGTFSTMCSSGVFLNFGQTNPTIKAQKVWINKVSAYAGIAAIDAYIGATEPAEGDPLNQVYPGEFRYGGGHVIEDLVAGKAVHLEAKAYPTDCYANTKCKKEITLAEMPHALLCNPRNAYQNYNCAVNLSDKIVYTYMGTLKPNCRNANYCSAGQLSPLLNDPLYRTIGIGTRIFLGGGVGYVTFQGTQHNPGAPRGDNGVPTRPAGTIMVQGDLKKMSPDWLRGVSLRGYGTSLAVGLGIPIPILNEEMARFTGVSDEEIFTHVVDYGHDYTNGIARHYGKVSYAQLRSGEIEVAGKKVPTSPLSSLPGARKVAETLKEWIEAGKFHLGEPVDYFPTADFSFNPEK, from the coding sequence ATGAGCGATCCCAAGCAAGAGAGCAAGTTTGAGGTGAATAAAACCTACGCGGAAATCAACGCCCGTATTAAGGCGGGAGAGGCTGTTGTTGTCACAGCAGATGAGATGGTTGATATTGTCCGGCAGGAAGGCCCTGTTGAGGCTGCCCGCCGCATCGATGTAGTCACCACAGGAACCTTCTCCACCATGTGTTCCTCAGGCGTATTTCTGAACTTTGGTCAAACCAATCCAACCATCAAGGCGCAAAAAGTCTGGATCAACAAGGTCTCTGCCTATGCCGGTATAGCAGCAATAGACGCTTATATCGGGGCGACTGAACCAGCTGAGGGGGACCCGCTGAACCAGGTCTATCCTGGTGAATTCCGCTACGGTGGAGGGCATGTCATTGAAGACTTGGTAGCAGGCAAGGCAGTGCATCTGGAGGCCAAGGCCTATCCCACAGATTGCTACGCCAACACCAAGTGCAAAAAAGAAATCACCCTAGCAGAGATGCCCCATGCCCTGCTCTGCAATCCTCGTAATGCATACCAGAACTACAACTGTGCGGTTAATCTCTCCGATAAGATCGTCTATACTTACATGGGCACGCTGAAACCCAACTGCCGCAATGCCAATTATTGCAGTGCAGGCCAGCTCAGCCCTCTGCTGAATGACCCCCTCTATCGCACTATCGGCATCGGCACCCGCATTTTTCTTGGCGGCGGGGTGGGCTATGTAACCTTTCAGGGAACCCAACATAACCCAGGAGCTCCACGAGGTGACAATGGGGTCCCTACCCGGCCAGCTGGCACTATCATGGTCCAGGGCGATCTCAAAAAAATGTCGCCAGATTGGCTACGAGGTGTAAGCCTACGAGGTTATGGAACCTCACTTGCCGTCGGACTGGGCATTCCCATTCCCATCCTCAACGAGGAGATGGCTCGTTTTACTGGAGTCTCAGACGAAGAGATCTTCACCCATGTGGTGGATTACGGGCACGATTATACCAACGGCATTGCCCGTCACTACGGCAAGGTCAGCTATGCCCAGCTCAGGAGCGGCGAGATAGAGGTAGCAGGTAAAAAAGTACCAACCTCCCCTCTTTCTTCCTTACCAGGAGCACGCAAGGTTGCCGAGACCCTCAAAGAGTGGATTGAGGCAGGAAAATTCCATCTCGGCGAGCCAGTGGATTATTTTCCTACGGCTGATTTTTCCTTTAACCCGGAAAAATAA